The Janthinobacterium lividum genome has a window encoding:
- a CDS encoding fumarylacetoacetate hydrolase family protein, which produces MKFATLKNGSRDGALILVSRDLRQYQRVAAIAPTLQAALDNWEAVAPKLELAYADLNAGQAPDAQPFDAALCHSPLPRAYQWADGSAYINHVELVRKARNAEVPASFYTDPLMYQGGSDSFIGPRDPIFALSEEWGIDLEAEVAVITGDVAMGASVDEAAKAIRMVMLVNDVSLRNLIPGELAKGFGFFQSKAASAFSPVAVTPDELGADWADSKLHLPLLVELNAKPFGKPNAGEDMTFNFAQLVAHAAKTRELGAGSIVGSGTVSNKQGNLFGSSIGNGGVGYCCLAEVRMYETIEHGAPKTAYLKFGDTVRIEMRDAAGASIFGSIEQTVALYAGAARA; this is translated from the coding sequence ATGAAATTCGCAACCCTGAAAAACGGCAGCCGCGACGGCGCCCTGATCCTCGTTAGCCGCGACTTGCGCCAGTACCAGCGCGTGGCGGCCATCGCCCCCACCCTGCAAGCGGCGCTCGACAACTGGGAAGCCGTTGCGCCCAAGCTCGAACTTGCCTACGCCGACCTGAACGCTGGCCAGGCGCCGGACGCCCAGCCGTTTGATGCAGCGCTGTGCCACTCGCCGCTGCCGCGCGCCTACCAGTGGGCCGACGGTTCCGCCTACATCAACCATGTGGAGCTGGTGCGCAAGGCGCGCAACGCGGAAGTGCCGGCCTCGTTCTACACGGACCCGCTGATGTACCAGGGCGGCTCCGACAGCTTTATCGGTCCGCGCGACCCGATCTTTGCCCTGTCCGAAGAATGGGGCATCGACCTGGAAGCGGAAGTGGCCGTCATCACGGGCGACGTGGCCATGGGCGCCAGCGTGGACGAAGCGGCGAAAGCGATTCGCATGGTCATGCTGGTCAACGATGTCTCGCTGCGCAACCTGATTCCGGGCGAGCTGGCCAAGGGTTTCGGCTTCTTCCAGTCGAAGGCGGCCAGCGCGTTTTCACCCGTCGCCGTCACGCCCGATGAACTGGGTGCCGACTGGGCGGATAGCAAGCTGCATTTGCCGCTGCTGGTGGAGCTGAACGCCAAGCCTTTCGGCAAACCGAATGCGGGTGAAGACATGACCTTCAACTTTGCCCAGCTGGTGGCGCATGCGGCCAAGACGCGCGAACTGGGCGCCGGCAGCATCGTTGGCTCGGGCACCGTGTCGAACAAGCAGGGCAACCTGTTCGGCTCCAGCATCGGGAACGGTGGCGTGGGTTACTGCTGCCTGGCCGAAGTGCGCATGTATGAAACCATCGAACATGGCGCGCCAAAGACGGCGTACCTGAAGTTCGGCGACACGGTGCGCATCGAGATGCGCGACGCGGCGGGCGCCAGCATCTTTGGCAGCATCGAGCAGACCGTGGCCCTGTACGCTGGCGCCGCACGCGCCTGA
- a CDS encoding lipocalin family protein, which translates to MKKLLFLSVLVLAGCVGRPENIHPVNNFDTTRYLGKWYEIARLDHSFERGLSHVTAEYSLRQDGGLKVLNRGYKDADAIWKEAEGKAYFVDKKDVGYLKVSFFGPFYGSYIVFDSDQQNDSYSMISGPDKSYFWLLSRTPAMDPALQQRLIEKARGLGFDTSKLIYVKQN; encoded by the coding sequence ATGAAAAAACTGCTGTTCCTGAGTGTGCTTGTGCTGGCCGGCTGTGTGGGCCGGCCCGAGAATATTCATCCCGTCAATAACTTTGACACGACCCGCTATCTTGGGAAGTGGTATGAAATCGCGCGCCTCGATCATTCCTTCGAACGGGGCCTGAGCCATGTGACGGCCGAGTATAGTCTGCGACAGGATGGCGGCCTGAAAGTGCTCAATCGCGGCTACAAGGATGCGGACGCTATCTGGAAGGAAGCGGAAGGCAAGGCGTATTTCGTAGACAAGAAAGACGTGGGCTACCTGAAAGTGTCGTTTTTTGGCCCCTTCTATGGTTCCTACATCGTTTTTGATTCGGACCAGCAAAATGACAGCTATTCCATGATCAGTGGCCCCGACAAGTCGTACTTCTGGTTGCTGTCGCGCACGCCAGCCATGGATCCGGCCTTGCAGCAGCGCCTGATCGAGAAAGCCCGTGGCCTGGGTTTCGATACATCAAAATTGATCTACGTGAAACAAAACTGA
- a CDS encoding ABC transporter substrate-binding protein produces the protein MSRMLILPAALCLFIAAGVQAGTAVPLVIYGDDDYPPYSYVENGQIKGIYTEIVREATQSMPQYAVQLRPVPWKRGVLMLQTGEAFALYPPYSWRSERPYVRYSVPLLMEQLVVLCNQDVLAKRKLQQWPADYAGLHIGVNAGFLLGDAKQMAALQASNIVFDTAKGTRTNLLKLMRGRIDCYVSDRLSAQWELQRIRREGPPATPMQAIQETAQLASQQGHLGFTERRPVAYPYRDDFIEQFNAAIVRMQNNGAIRRIVDRALQP, from the coding sequence ATGTCCAGAATGCTCATTTTGCCTGCCGCGCTATGCCTGTTCATCGCTGCCGGCGTGCAGGCCGGGACTGCGGTGCCGCTGGTGATTTATGGCGACGATGACTATCCGCCGTACTCCTACGTTGAAAACGGCCAGATCAAAGGCATTTATACGGAGATCGTGCGCGAAGCAACGCAATCGATGCCGCAGTATGCGGTGCAGCTGCGTCCCGTGCCCTGGAAGCGGGGCGTGCTGATGCTGCAGACGGGTGAGGCCTTCGCCCTGTATCCGCCGTATTCGTGGCGCAGCGAGCGGCCGTACGTGCGCTATTCCGTGCCGCTGCTGATGGAGCAGCTGGTGGTGCTGTGCAACCAGGACGTGCTGGCCAAGCGCAAGCTGCAGCAGTGGCCCGCCGATTACGCTGGCCTGCACATTGGCGTGAACGCGGGGTTTTTGCTGGGCGATGCGAAGCAGATGGCAGCCCTGCAAGCGTCCAACATCGTTTTCGATACGGCCAAGGGCACGCGCACGAATCTGCTCAAGCTGATGCGCGGGCGTATCGATTGCTATGTCAGCGACCGCCTGTCGGCGCAGTGGGAATTGCAGCGCATCCGGCGCGAGGGTCCGCCGGCTACGCCGATGCAGGCGATACAGGAAACCGCGCAGCTGGCCAGCCAGCAGGGCCACCTGGGTTTTACGGAGCGCCGGCCTGTCGCCTACCCTTATCGCGATGACTTTATCGAACAATTCAATGCCGCCATCGTGCGCATGCAGAACAATGGCGCGATTCGCCGCATCGTCGATCGTGCGCTGCAACCCTGA
- the tssA gene encoding type VI secretion system protein TssA: MFNLEQLLHPVSAVSPCGDDLTFSQELDAIARARQHDDPSLDQGEWVTALKEADWPFVATRCEQLIARSSKDLRVAVWLAEAHAKTRHFRGLGDGYALLAGLCERYWEGLYPPAEEGDQEQRIGNVFWLLSRTPQLLREIPLTEGTDGLYALQDFDAARQRAAASLAQGAAEQGWGDTHHDEGSTLAQMEAARQRNTRAFSDRLLADAQYCMQSLLAFERSVDARFGADGPSFRAAREALENAIHFIAPLSPGADFAGTPPAAGQVAGSSGGAIVQRQQALAQLRQVADFFRRTEPHSPVAYLADKAASWGELPLHLWLRAVVKDAGTLAQLDEMLGTNSANG, translated from the coding sequence ATGTTCAATCTGGAGCAGTTGCTGCACCCCGTCAGCGCCGTCAGTCCATGCGGCGATGACCTCACTTTCAGCCAGGAGCTCGACGCCATCGCGCGCGCGCGCCAGCACGATGATCCCAGCCTGGACCAGGGCGAGTGGGTGACGGCGCTGAAGGAAGCCGACTGGCCTTTCGTGGCGACGCGCTGCGAACAGCTGATCGCAAGGAGCAGCAAGGATTTGCGCGTGGCCGTGTGGCTGGCCGAGGCGCACGCAAAAACGCGCCACTTCCGTGGCCTGGGCGATGGCTACGCGCTGCTGGCCGGCCTGTGCGAGCGTTACTGGGAGGGACTGTACCCGCCGGCGGAAGAGGGCGACCAGGAACAGCGCATCGGCAATGTATTCTGGCTGCTGTCACGCACGCCACAGCTGCTGCGCGAGATCCCGCTGACCGAAGGGACCGATGGCCTGTATGCACTGCAGGATTTCGATGCGGCGCGCCAGCGCGCGGCCGCCAGCCTGGCGCAGGGCGCAGCGGAACAGGGCTGGGGCGATACGCACCACGACGAAGGATCGACCCTGGCGCAGATGGAGGCGGCGCGGCAAAGGAACACGCGCGCATTTTCCGACCGCTTGCTGGCCGATGCACAATACTGCATGCAGTCGCTGCTGGCGTTCGAGCGCAGCGTCGATGCGCGTTTCGGCGCCGATGGCCCGAGTTTTCGCGCCGCGCGCGAAGCGCTGGAAAACGCCATTCATTTCATCGCGCCGCTGTCGCCTGGCGCGGACTTTGCCGGCACGCCGCCTGCCGCTGGCCAGGTCGCCGGCAGCAGCGGGGGCGCCATCGTGCAGCGCCAGCAGGCGCTGGCCCAGCTGCGCCAGGTGGCCGATTTTTTTCGCCGCACGGAGCCGCACAGTCCCGTCGCCTACCTGGCCGACAAGGCCGCCAGCTGGGGCGAGCTGCCGCTGCACCTGTGGCTGCGCGCCGTCGTGAAGGACGCCGGCACCCTGGCGCAGCTCGACGAGATGCTGGGTACGAACAGCGCAAACGGATGA
- a CDS encoding gamma-glutamylcyclotransferase, whose protein sequence is MDAATIALNQRMNKFDGHAQVWLFGYGSLIYKADFPYLERRPASIAGWTRRFWQGSHDHRGTPMAPGRVATIVPQAGAVCDGMAYLITPEVFAHLDHREKNGYLRLATDITFDDSSKVEGLVYIANEENAAFLGAAPELDIARQIARSNGPSGPNSEYLLHLANALRELGKSDPHVFAIEQHLAQLQTPTQDSAAAPSGT, encoded by the coding sequence ATCGACGCCGCCACCATCGCCCTCAACCAGCGCATGAACAAATTCGACGGCCATGCACAGGTCTGGCTGTTCGGCTATGGCTCGCTGATCTACAAGGCCGATTTTCCCTATCTTGAACGGCGCCCCGCCAGCATCGCCGGCTGGACGCGGCGCTTCTGGCAAGGCTCGCACGACCACCGCGGCACGCCCATGGCGCCGGGCCGGGTCGCCACCATCGTGCCGCAGGCAGGCGCCGTGTGCGACGGCATGGCTTACCTGATCACGCCCGAAGTCTTCGCCCACCTCGACCACCGCGAAAAGAACGGCTACCTACGCCTGGCCACCGATATCACCTTCGACGATAGCAGCAAGGTCGAAGGCCTGGTGTACATCGCGAACGAGGAAAACGCCGCCTTCCTCGGCGCCGCCCCGGAACTGGACATCGCTCGCCAGATTGCCCGATCAAACGGCCCCAGCGGTCCGAACAGTGAATACCTGCTGCACCTGGCCAACGCCCTGCGCGAACTGGGTAAGAGCGATCCGCATGTCTTTGCCATCGAGCAACATCTGGCGCAACTCCAGACACCTACCCAGGACAGCGCCGCAGCCCCCTCCGGCACCTGA
- a CDS encoding LysR substrate-binding domain-containing protein: protein MSPSLRQMRAFVALAKTGSFTLAAEYLHVTQSALSGLIKELESVLGVRVVERSTRKTQLSEIGRELYPLFEKMIEDLDGAMAGIAQRKALKTGMVRIAAPQMMACTLLPEVIAAYRKAHPDVQLRLVDCPVENVSARVFSGEVDFGIGPERDPTAEIAAQVLFEMPFVLVFPEQHPLQQKERVTWADVGDYPFISLQGQFTERLLRDMHGAFRELSLNPYNEVTFMTTALAMVSANLGITVCLPYAEPMVKLYQLQMRALHEPELTRRFFVYTKTGRSLSPAAESFMAFLFQFVETHEWNVGGNNGARDALPAGSAAGAAL, encoded by the coding sequence ATGAGTCCAAGCCTGCGACAGATGCGCGCCTTCGTGGCGCTGGCCAAGACCGGCAGTTTTACCCTGGCCGCCGAATACCTGCACGTGACGCAATCGGCCTTGAGCGGCTTGATCAAGGAACTGGAAAGCGTGCTGGGCGTGCGTGTGGTCGAGCGCAGCACGCGCAAGACGCAGCTGTCGGAAATCGGACGCGAACTGTATCCGCTGTTTGAAAAGATGATCGAGGACCTCGATGGCGCCATGGCCGGCATCGCCCAGCGCAAGGCACTGAAAACGGGTATGGTGCGCATCGCCGCGCCGCAGATGATGGCCTGCACCCTGCTGCCGGAAGTGATCGCCGCCTACCGCAAGGCGCATCCGGACGTGCAGCTGCGTCTGGTCGACTGCCCTGTGGAGAATGTATCGGCGCGCGTCTTCAGCGGCGAAGTCGATTTCGGCATCGGTCCCGAACGCGATCCGACGGCGGAAATCGCCGCGCAAGTGCTGTTCGAAATGCCCTTCGTGCTGGTCTTTCCCGAACAGCATCCGCTGCAGCAAAAGGAAAGAGTCACCTGGGCCGACGTGGGCGACTACCCCTTCATTTCACTGCAGGGCCAGTTCACGGAGCGCCTGCTGCGCGACATGCACGGCGCGTTTCGCGAGCTGTCGCTCAACCCCTACAATGAAGTGACCTTCATGACGACGGCGCTGGCCATGGTCAGCGCCAACCTGGGCATCACGGTCTGCCTGCCTTACGCGGAACCGATGGTCAAGCTGTACCAGTTGCAAATGCGCGCCCTGCACGAGCCGGAACTGACGCGACGCTTTTTCGTGTACACGAAAACGGGCCGTTCGCTGTCGCCGGCAGCCGAAAGCTTCATGGCCTTCCTGTTCCAGTTCGTCGAGACGCACGAGTGGAACGTCGGTGGAAACAACGGCGCACGCGACGCCCTGCCGGCGGGCAGCGCGGCTGGCGCCGCCTTATAA
- a CDS encoding PA0069 family radical SAM protein: MLPPQSLKAQKGRGAVSNLQGRYEAHARAGFDDGWNVGGLDGAEGEAAAPGWKTQVTDEQARTILTRNASPDLPFNVSLNPYRGCEHGCIYCFARPTHSYLGLSPGLDFESRIYAKVNAPELLRRELAKPSYVPEPIALGVNTDAYQPCERERQLTRRVLEVLHECDHPVALITKSSLIERDIDILAPMAAKRLAAVAITVTTLDPAIARTLEPRAAAPARRLRTIRTLTEAGIPVGVSIAPIIPFVTEPEIEQLLEAVRDAGAIHAHYVVLRLPWEVSPLFQQWLEAHFPERAQRVMNRVREMRGGKDYDSAFGARMRGEGVWADLIRQRFEKAVHRLGLHGKGGRFKQLDCTQFRRPLVVPPLGAKVKNGNAGQLDLF; encoded by the coding sequence ATGTTGCCGCCGCAATCGCTGAAAGCCCAAAAGGGCCGTGGAGCCGTCTCGAACCTGCAAGGGCGCTACGAGGCGCATGCGCGCGCCGGTTTCGACGATGGCTGGAACGTGGGCGGCCTGGACGGGGCGGAGGGGGAGGCGGCAGCTCCGGGCTGGAAAACGCAGGTCACCGACGAGCAGGCGCGCACCATCCTCACGCGCAACGCTTCACCCGATTTGCCGTTCAATGTATCGCTCAATCCGTACCGGGGTTGCGAACACGGTTGCATTTATTGCTTTGCCCGTCCCACGCACAGCTATCTGGGCCTGTCGCCTGGGCTGGACTTCGAAAGCCGCATCTACGCCAAGGTGAACGCCCCCGAACTCTTGCGGCGTGAACTGGCCAAGCCATCGTATGTGCCCGAACCGATCGCCCTGGGCGTCAATACCGATGCGTATCAGCCGTGCGAACGCGAACGGCAGTTGACGCGGCGCGTGCTGGAAGTGCTGCACGAGTGCGACCACCCCGTGGCGCTGATCACGAAATCGTCGCTGATCGAGCGCGATATCGATATTTTGGCGCCCATGGCGGCCAAGCGCCTAGCCGCCGTGGCCATCACTGTCACCACGCTCGACCCGGCCATCGCGCGCACGCTGGAACCGCGCGCGGCCGCCCCGGCGCGGCGCTTGCGCACCATCCGCACCCTGACCGAGGCGGGCATCCCCGTGGGCGTGAGCATCGCGCCCATCATTCCCTTTGTCACGGAACCGGAAATCGAGCAACTGCTTGAAGCCGTGCGCGACGCGGGCGCCATCCACGCCCATTACGTGGTGCTGCGCCTGCCGTGGGAAGTGAGTCCGCTGTTCCAGCAATGGCTGGAAGCGCATTTCCCGGAACGGGCCCAGCGCGTGATGAACCGGGTACGCGAAATGCGTGGCGGCAAGGATTACGACAGCGCGTTCGGCGCGCGCATGCGGGGCGAAGGCGTGTGGGCCGACCTCATTCGCCAGCGTTTCGAGAAAGCTGTGCACCGGCTGGGGCTGCACGGCAAGGGTGGCCGCTTCAAGCAGCTCGATTGCACGCAGTTCCGCCGTCCGTTGGTGGTGCCGCCGCTGGGCGCGAAAGTGAAAAATGGCAATGCGGGGCAGCTGGATCTGTTTTGA
- a CDS encoding tRNA-uridine aminocarboxypropyltransferase, producing MAEPAKRARCPACLRAVSSCICRWVAPVAHAVDVLILQHPLEVHNAKGSARLLHLSLPNSRLLTGEQFAPDTLAELLADKHTVLLYPDTPGDRSLGIAPPPALDPAILLDPARLRLVVLDATWRKSRKMLYLNPPLQQLPRLPLRDTPASHYLIRKAHAPDQLSTLEATCYALMQLEQDAPRFVPLITAFDGFVAQQLSYVMPHGEKA from the coding sequence CTGGCTGAACCGGCCAAACGCGCGCGCTGCCCAGCCTGCCTGCGCGCTGTATCCAGTTGCATCTGCCGCTGGGTCGCCCCCGTTGCCCACGCGGTGGACGTGCTGATCCTGCAGCATCCGCTGGAAGTCCACAATGCCAAAGGCAGCGCCCGTTTGCTGCACCTGAGCCTGCCCAACAGCCGCTTGCTGACGGGCGAGCAGTTTGCCCCGGATACGCTCGCCGAATTGCTGGCCGACAAGCACACCGTGCTGCTGTACCCGGATACGCCCGGCGACCGTTCGCTGGGCATCGCGCCGCCGCCAGCGCTCGACCCTGCCATTTTGCTCGATCCCGCCCGCTTGCGGCTGGTGGTGCTGGACGCCACCTGGCGCAAGAGCCGCAAGATGCTGTATCTGAATCCCCCTTTGCAACAACTGCCGCGCCTGCCTCTGCGCGATACGCCCGCTTCCCATTACCTGATTCGCAAGGCGCATGCGCCAGACCAGTTATCGACCCTGGAAGCGACGTGCTATGCCCTGATGCAGTTGGAGCAGGACGCGCCTCGCTTTGTTCCCCTGATCACGGCATTTGACGGCTTTGTCGCACAGCAGTTGAGTTATGTCATGCCGCATGGTGAAAAAGCGTGA
- a CDS encoding uracil-DNA glycosylase: protein MTATTVPASITDALSLAHASWRPILLRGLQAVMAADPAYLPALAADDYLPTQGRLFAAFALPLAQVRYVLVGEGPYPRADSATGVCFMDGAVGSLWSASGLSKPVNRATSLRNFMKMLLVADGQLQGGDTSGVAMAPVAAAAQLPGSGVIQTLPDLQRKMTEQGFLLLNAALVFRSHVPPVQDARGWLPFLQVVLEALAQQGGAALPQLVLWGKIAELIKRLPVAASLPQVTAEHPYNLSFIGNRDMQALFGPMQLLRA, encoded by the coding sequence ATGACCGCAACAACCGTTCCTGCCAGCATCACCGATGCCCTGTCCCTGGCGCATGCTTCCTGGCGTCCCATCCTGCTGCGCGGCTTGCAGGCCGTGATGGCGGCAGACCCCGCCTACTTGCCGGCGCTGGCCGCCGATGATTATCTGCCCACGCAGGGCCGGCTGTTTGCCGCCTTTGCCTTGCCGCTGGCGCAGGTGCGTTACGTGCTGGTAGGCGAGGGACCGTATCCGCGTGCCGACAGCGCCACGGGCGTGTGCTTCATGGATGGCGCTGTCGGCAGTTTATGGTCGGCCTCGGGACTGTCGAAGCCCGTCAACCGCGCCACGTCCTTGCGCAATTTCATGAAGATGCTGCTGGTGGCCGATGGCCAGTTGCAGGGCGGTGACACGTCCGGCGTGGCCATGGCGCCCGTGGCGGCCGCCGCGCAGCTGCCGGGCAGCGGCGTGATCCAGACCCTGCCGGACTTGCAGCGCAAGATGACGGAGCAGGGCTTCTTGCTGCTCAATGCGGCGCTGGTGTTCCGTTCCCACGTGCCGCCCGTGCAGGATGCGCGCGGCTGGCTGCCCTTCCTGCAAGTGGTGCTGGAAGCGCTGGCGCAGCAGGGTGGGGCGGCCTTGCCGCAATTGGTGTTGTGGGGCAAGATTGCCGAGCTCATCAAACGCCTGCCGGTGGCGGCATCCTTGCCGCAGGTGACGGCGGAACATCCGTATAATCTGTCCTTTATCGGCAATCGTGACATGCAGGCCTTGTTTGGCCCGATGCAACTATTGCGTGCTTGA
- the maiA gene encoding maleylacetoacetate isomerase, translated as MKLYTYFRSSAAYRVRIALNLKGIAYDSIPVHLLQDGGQQLLPAYRAVNPSALVPALDDDGAILTQSLAMLEYLEETRPGVPLLPPDALGRARVRALALAIACDAHPLTNLRVLKYLKNTVGLSDEAKQEWYRHWMAEGLAAVEALLAQGDPSGAGLFCHGDSPTMADCCLVPQVFNAQRFAIDLAPYPRVARIHAHCAGLPAFAAAHPSQQPDAE; from the coding sequence ATGAAGCTGTACACCTACTTTCGCAGTTCGGCTGCCTACCGCGTGCGTATCGCCCTCAATCTGAAGGGCATCGCATACGACAGCATCCCCGTGCATTTGCTGCAGGACGGCGGCCAGCAACTGCTGCCGGCCTACCGCGCCGTGAATCCGTCGGCGCTGGTGCCGGCGCTCGATGACGACGGCGCCATCCTGACGCAGTCGCTGGCCATGCTCGAGTATCTCGAGGAAACGCGTCCCGGCGTGCCCTTGCTGCCGCCGGACGCGCTTGGACGCGCCAGAGTGCGCGCGCTGGCGCTGGCCATCGCCTGCGATGCGCATCCGTTGACGAATCTGCGTGTTTTGAAATACCTGAAAAACACCGTGGGGTTGTCGGACGAGGCCAAGCAGGAGTGGTACCGCCACTGGATGGCCGAGGGACTGGCGGCCGTGGAAGCGCTGCTGGCGCAGGGCGACCCGTCCGGCGCGGGCCTGTTCTGCCATGGCGACAGCCCTACGATGGCCGATTGCTGCCTGGTGCCGCAAGTGTTCAATGCGCAGCGCTTCGCCATCGACCTGGCGCCATATCCGCGCGTGGCGCGCATCCATGCGCATTGCGCCGGTTTGCCGGCGTTTGCCGCCGCGCATCCGTCGCAGCAGCCAGACGCCGAATAG
- a CDS encoding methyl-accepting chemotaxis protein, whose translation MKNLKIGVRLGGGFAAVLFLLTTLTVVGIVQMQSASKETDALVNVKVRNERLIAEWTKVIEVNAARTAAAWKVSDPEHQKQFEQEMAVSSARATEIQNDIGKSELSAEEQALYQDVLSTRKAYTEVRKNVFKAKNAGDLELGKRLYEGDMAVKRDIYLAALKKLEVLEARLLDETAAQIRSRYENGRLLLISLGVVAILLGIACAYWITRSITRPITRAVEVAEAVSAGDLTSHIVVESRDETGQLMHALKNMNDKLVSIVGQVRAGTESISTASSEIAAGNLDLSSRTEEQASSLEETASSMEELTSTVKLNADNARSANQLAIDASQIASKGGVVVSEVVSTMGSINDSSRKIVDIISVIDAIAFQTNILALNAAVEAARAGEQGRGFAVVASEVRNLAQRSSAAAKEIKGLIDDSVQKVEAGSQLVDKAGRTMDEIVQSISHVTQIMNQITDASDEQRAGIEQVNQAIGQMDQVTQQNAALVEEAAAAAESMQEQAAKLADVVGLFKLDATQQYETASASASVTASAPAATRPAMRPAIQPAKHRAPAPAVTAPAPGKVAQAEAVRTRTPKTPVASGADEWEEF comes from the coding sequence ATGAAAAACCTCAAAATCGGTGTACGTCTCGGTGGCGGTTTTGCCGCCGTCCTGTTCCTGTTGACGACCTTGACCGTGGTGGGCATCGTGCAGATGCAAAGCGCCAGCAAGGAAACTGATGCGCTTGTCAACGTCAAGGTGCGCAATGAGCGCCTGATCGCTGAATGGACCAAGGTCATCGAGGTGAACGCGGCGCGCACGGCGGCCGCCTGGAAAGTCAGCGATCCCGAACACCAGAAGCAGTTTGAACAGGAAATGGCGGTGTCGTCGGCACGCGCCACGGAAATCCAGAACGACATCGGCAAGAGCGAGCTGAGCGCCGAAGAGCAGGCGTTGTACCAGGACGTGCTGAGTACGCGCAAGGCCTATACGGAAGTGCGCAAGAATGTCTTCAAGGCCAAGAATGCGGGCGACCTGGAACTGGGCAAGCGCCTGTACGAAGGCGACATGGCCGTCAAGCGCGACATCTACCTGGCGGCGCTGAAGAAGCTGGAAGTGCTGGAAGCCAGATTGCTCGATGAAACGGCTGCGCAAATCCGTTCGCGCTACGAAAATGGCCGTTTGCTGCTGATCTCGCTGGGCGTGGTTGCCATCTTGCTGGGTATCGCTTGCGCGTACTGGATCACGCGCTCGATCACGCGTCCCATCACGCGCGCTGTCGAGGTGGCGGAAGCCGTTTCCGCTGGCGACCTGACCAGCCATATCGTCGTGGAAAGCCGCGATGAAACGGGGCAATTGATGCATGCGCTGAAAAACATGAACGATAAACTGGTCAGTATCGTCGGCCAGGTGCGCGCCGGCACCGAATCCATCAGCACGGCGTCGAGCGAAATCGCCGCTGGCAACCTGGACTTGTCGTCGCGCACGGAAGAACAGGCCAGTTCCCTGGAAGAGACGGCGTCTTCCATGGAAGAGCTGACCTCCACCGTGAAACTCAACGCGGACAATGCCCGCAGCGCCAATCAGCTGGCCATCGACGCCTCGCAGATCGCCAGCAAGGGTGGCGTGGTGGTCTCGGAAGTGGTCAGCACCATGGGCTCGATCAACGATTCCTCGCGCAAGATTGTCGACATCATCAGCGTCATCGACGCCATCGCCTTCCAGACGAATATCCTGGCCCTGAACGCGGCCGTGGAAGCGGCCAGGGCTGGCGAGCAGGGCCGCGGTTTTGCCGTCGTGGCCTCCGAGGTGCGCAACCTGGCGCAGCGTTCCAGCGCGGCGGCCAAGGAAATCAAGGGCTTGATCGACGATTCCGTGCAAAAGGTCGAGGCCGGTTCGCAATTGGTGGACAAGGCTGGCCGCACCATGGATGAGATTGTGCAAAGCATCAGCCATGTAACACAGATCATGAACCAGATCACCGACGCCAGCGATGAACAGCGCGCCGGCATCGAGCAAGTCAACCAGGCCATCGGCCAGATGGACCAGGTGACGCAGCAAAACGCGGCCTTGGTGGAGGAGGCGGCCGCGGCGGCCGAATCCATGCAGGAACAGGCGGCGAAGCTGGCCGACGTGGTGGGTTTGTTCAAGCTCGATGCAACGCAGCAATATGAGACCGCCAGTGCTAGTGCTTCCGTGACGGCGTCTGCGCCAGCTGCCACGCGACCTGCCATGCGGCCCGCCATCCAGCCTGCCAAACACCGCGCGCCAGCACCAGCCGTGACTGCACCCGCGCCGGGCAAGGTGGCGCAAGCGGAAGCTGTGCGCACACGCACGCCGAAGACGCCGGTGGCGTCTGGCGCCGACGAATGGGAAGAGTTTTAA
- a CDS encoding VOC family protein, which translates to MKIKQIHHVAYRCIDAKKTVEWYVKHLNMNFVLAIAEDLVPSTKAPDPYMHVFLDAGQGNVLAFFELPTQPPMDRDRNTPAWVQHLALEVGSMEELLAAKERLVAGGIEVLGPVNHAIFQSIYFFDPNGHRLELAANVGTPEMMAKLDAVKWEMLEEWSQTRRAPKHAAWMHAPAEA; encoded by the coding sequence ATGAAGATCAAGCAAATCCACCACGTCGCCTACCGCTGCATCGACGCAAAGAAAACCGTCGAGTGGTACGTCAAGCATTTGAACATGAATTTCGTCCTCGCCATCGCCGAAGACCTGGTGCCGTCGACCAAGGCGCCGGACCCGTATATGCACGTCTTCCTCGACGCGGGCCAGGGCAATGTGCTGGCCTTCTTTGAGCTGCCGACGCAGCCGCCGATGGACCGCGACCGCAATACCCCGGCCTGGGTGCAGCACCTGGCGCTGGAAGTGGGCAGCATGGAAGAACTGCTGGCCGCCAAGGAGCGCCTGGTAGCTGGTGGCATCGAGGTGCTGGGTCCCGTCAACCACGCCATCTTTCAGTCGATTTACTTCTTCGATCCGAACGGCCACCGTCTGGAACTGGCGGCCAACGTGGGCACGCCCGAGATGATGGCCAAACTGGACGCCGTCAAATGGGAAATGCTGGAAGAATGGTCGCAGACGCGCCGCGCACCGAAGCACGCGGCCTGGATGCACGCGCCGGCCGAAGCGTGA